The following proteins are co-located in the Terriglobales bacterium genome:
- a CDS encoding type IV pilus twitching motility protein PilT, whose protein sequence is MHIDDLLRIAMERKASDLHLKVGNYPHIRVDGELVPLTDQPRISAEDMLNMAFSMMSNRQKQKFKENAELDMAYGVAGLGRFRVNVFQQRGNVGLVLRVIPTKIRALDELYMPKIVEQICEEARGLVLVTGVTGSGKSTTLAAMIDRINSTRPEHIITIEDPIEFLHRDKKGFVNQREVEVDTPSFGSALRASLRQDPDVILVGEMRDLETIGTALHAAETGHLVFSTLHTLDAVETINRIISVFPPPEQKQIRLQLAATIRAVISQRLVRRADGVGRVPAVEIMISTAYIRECIITPEKTRAIREAISAGVSQYGMQTFDQSLYDLFQQQLITYETALETASNPDDFKLRVQGIGSTADAARDEMQQAGFGGQR, encoded by the coding sequence ATGCACATAGATGACCTGCTCCGTATCGCGATGGAGCGTAAGGCCTCTGACCTTCACCTGAAAGTCGGAAACTATCCCCACATTCGCGTGGACGGCGAACTGGTGCCGCTCACCGACCAGCCGCGCATCTCGGCGGAAGACATGCTGAACATGGCGTTCAGCATGATGTCCAACCGGCAGAAGCAGAAGTTCAAAGAGAACGCCGAGCTCGACATGGCGTACGGCGTGGCCGGCCTGGGACGCTTCCGCGTGAACGTGTTCCAGCAGCGCGGCAACGTCGGACTGGTGCTGCGCGTCATCCCCACCAAGATCCGCGCGCTCGACGAGCTTTACATGCCGAAGATCGTGGAGCAGATCTGCGAAGAAGCGCGCGGGCTGGTGCTGGTGACCGGCGTTACCGGCTCGGGCAAATCCACCACGCTGGCGGCGATGATCGACCGCATCAACTCCACCCGGCCCGAGCACATCATCACCATCGAGGACCCGATCGAGTTCCTGCACCGCGACAAGAAGGGGTTCGTCAACCAGCGCGAGGTGGAAGTGGACACGCCGTCGTTCGGCTCGGCGCTGCGCGCCAGCCTGCGCCAGGACCCGGATGTCATCCTGGTCGGCGAAATGCGCGACCTGGAAACCATCGGCACGGCGCTGCACGCCGCCGAGACCGGCCACCTGGTGTTTTCCACGCTGCACACGCTCGACGCGGTGGAGACGATCAACCGCATCATCTCCGTCTTCCCGCCACCGGAGCAGAAGCAGATCCGGCTTCAATTGGCGGCGACCATCCGGGCGGTCATCAGCCAGCGCCTGGTGCGCCGCGCCGACGGCGTAGGCCGCGTGCCCGCCGTCGAGATCATGATTTCGACTGCTTATATCCGCGAGTGCATCATCACGCCGGAGAAGACGCGCGCAATTCGCGAAGCCATCTCTGCCGGCGTTTCGCAGTACGGCATGCAGACCTTCGACCAGTCGCTCTACGACCTGTTCCAGCAGCAGTTGATCACGTATGAAACCGCGCTGGAAACGGCGTCGAACCCCGACGACTTCAAGCTGCGCGTGCAGGGCATCGGCTCCACCGCCGACGCCGCGCGCGACGAAATGCAACAGGCGGGCTTCGGCGGGCAGCGTTAG